The window TCCGGGGAGGCAGACCCCGAGACGATCAAGATCACGTATAAAGGACCCCTGCTCGACGAGGGGTCGAAGACCCGCGCGGAACACGAGACCGAGGTGGCCGACCCGGAGGCCGCGACCGGCATCTTCAGCGGCCTCGGCTTCGAGCCGGCGGCGACCGTCGAGAAGCGGCGCGAGTTCTGGGCGTACGACGGCTTCACCGTGACCCTCGACACGGTCGCCGGGGTCGGCGAGTTCGTCGAGATCGAGCGGGCGGTCGACGATGAGGCCGCGATCGAGGCGGTCAGGGACGACGCCCTCGACGCCCTCGACCGGCTCGGCCTCGCCGGCGCCGAGCAGGTCCGCACGTCGTATCTCGGGCTGTTGCTGGCGGGCGAGGGCGCGAGCGACGGCGGGTAGCCGTCGCGGCGGTCAGTTCGCGCCGCTCTCGGCCCCGTCCGGTCGCTTCTTCGAGAGCGCGGTCCGGTCGAACTCGCAGACCAGGACGTCGTCGCCGTCCTCGACCAGCTTGAACGCCTCCACGTGCATCGTGACGATCCCCCGCTCCCCGTCGCTCGTCTCCCGCTTGTCGGTGACGGTCGACCGCGCGCGGATCGTGTCGCCGTGGAACACCGGGTTCGGGTGCTCGACGTTGTCGTACGAGAGGTTCGCGACGATGGTGCCGTCCGTCGTCTCCGGGATCGACACGCCGACCGCGAGCGACATGGTGTAGAGCCCGTTGACGAGCCGCTCGCCGAACTGCGTCCCCTCGGCGAAGTCGGCGTCGAGGTGGAGCGGCTGCTGGTTCATCGTCATGTCGCAGAAGCGCTGGTTGTCGGCCTCGCTCACCGTCCGCCGCTTCGCGTGCTCGATCGTCTCGCCGACCGCGAACTCCTCGTAGTAGCGTCCCGTCATGGGCCGACCGTCGACCCGGCGCGGCAAATCGGTACCGCTCCGGACGCCGGGCGCGTCCCCGATCGGATCGCCCCCGACGCGGCCGCCCCGGTTATTTATAACCGGTCGCGAGGAGTCCCCGACATGGCCCGACGAAGCCTCCTGTTCTCCCCCGGCGACCGCCCGGAGCTCATGCGGAAGGCGCCGACGACGGGCGCCGACGTCCTCTGCTTCGACCTCGAGGACGCGGTCGCGCCCGGCCGGAAAGACGAGGCTCGCACCGCCGTTCACGACGTGCTCGCCGATCCCGACTTCGACCCCGACGCCGAGGTGTGCGTCCGGCTCACGGCGACGGATCCCGCCGCCGACCTCGACGCCTTGATCGGGGGTGGGACGGCCGAAGCGACCGACGGCTCCGACGACGACGAGCGCTCGCCTCGGCTCGACGCGGTCATGCTCCCGAAGGTCGAGGGCGCCGACCGCGTCGAGCGCGCGGCCGGGCTGTGCGCCGACCGCGGCCTCGACCCCGCGGTGTTCGCCTTGGTCGAGACGGCCGGCGGCGTGCTCGCCGCCGAGGCGATCGCCGACGCGGACCCGACCGATGCGTTGGTCTTCGGCGCCGAGGACCTCGCGGCCGACCTCGGCGCGACGCGCACCGACGAGGGGACCGAGGTGCTGTACGCCCGCGAGCACGTCGTCCTCGCCGCGAGCGCCGCCGGCGTCGACGCGCTCGATACGGTGTACACTGACTTCTCCGACGCCGAGGGACTCCGCGAGGAGACGGCGTTCGCGCTCACGCTCGGCTACGACGGGAAGCTCGCGATCCATCCGTCGCAGGTCGACCCCATCAACGAGGCGTTCACGCCCGACCCGGACGAGATCGCGTGGGCGGACAGGGTGCTCGACGCCCGCGACGAGGCCGACCGGGAGGGCCGCGGGGTGTTCAGCGTCGACGGCGAGATGATCGACGCCCCCCTCGTCGCGCAGGCGGAGCGGATCGTCGAGCGGGCCGCGGCGGCCGGGGTCGATCCGCGGTAGCGACCCGCTCGGACTTCCCGCCGCGTGACGCTTCGCTCTCACCCCGCGGCGAGCGGGGTTCGTCACAATTAACAGCCGGCCCTCGGGAGAGTCGGGTATGGGAGATCAGACCAATCCGTTCGAGAGTCTCCGCGAGCAGATCGACGACGCCGCGGCGCATCTCGACGCAGACGAGGGGGTCCTCACTCGGTTGAAGAACCCCGAGCGAGTGCTCGAGACCAACCTGACGTTCGAGCTCGACGACGGCTCGCTGGAGACGGTCCGCGCGTACCGGTCGCAGTTCAACGGCGACCGCGGCCCGTACAAGGGCGGGATCCGCTATCACCCGGGCGTCACCCGCGACGAGGTGAAGGCGCTGTCGGGCTGGATGGCGTACAAGTGCGCGGTCGTCGACATCCCCTACGGCGGCGGCAAAGGCGGCATCGCGATCGACCCGAGCGACTACTCGGAGAGCGAGCTGGAGCGGCTGACGCGCTCGTTCGCGGCGGAGCTCCGGCCGCTCATCGGCGAGGACCGCGACATCCCGGCGCCGGACGTCAACACCGGCCAGCGGGAGATGAACTGGATCAAAGACACCTACGAGACGCTGGAGAACACGACCGCGCCGGGCGTCATCACCGGCAAGGCGCTCGACTCTGGCGGCAGCGAGGGCCGCGTCGAGGCCACCGGCCGGTCGGTCGCGCTGTCCGCCCGCGAGGCGTTCGACTGGCTCGACCGCGACATCGCCGGCGCGACGGTCGCGGTGCAGGGGTACGGTAACGCCGGGTCGGTCGCGGCCGCACTCATCGACGACCTCGGCGGGGACGTGGTGGCCGTCTCCGACTCCTCGGGCGGCGTCCACAACCCCGACGGGTTCGACCCCCGCGCCGTCAAGGCGCACAAGAACGAGACCGGGTCCGTAGTGGGGTACGACGGCGCCGCGTCGGTCACGAACGACGAGCTGCTGACGCTCGACGTCGACCTCCTCGTCCCGGCGGCGCTGGAGAACGCGGTCGACGAGACCCTCGCTCGCGACGTCTCCGCGGACGTGATCGTCGAGGCCGCGAACGGTCCGCTCACCCCCGACGCGGATGACGTGCTCGCCGAGCGCGATGTGACGGTCGTCCCGGACATCCTCGCGAACGCCGGCGGCGTCACCGTCTCCTACTTCGAGTGGGTCCAGAACCGCCAGCG is drawn from Halorubrum sp. CBA1229 and contains these coding sequences:
- the cyaB gene encoding class IV adenylate cyclase; translated protein: MFEVEIKVPADVDAVRARLREAGAERVDARRQRDVYYDAPHRDFAETDEALRLRRETPLPDGIGSGAPGDGASGEADPETIKITYKGPLLDEGSKTRAEHETEVADPEAATGIFSGLGFEPAATVEKRREFWAYDGFTVTLDTVAGVGEFVEIERAVDDEAAIEAVRDDALDALDRLGLAGAEQVRTSYLGLLLAGEGASDGG
- a CDS encoding MaoC family dehydratase; this translates as MTGRYYEEFAVGETIEHAKRRTVSEADNQRFCDMTMNQQPLHLDADFAEGTQFGERLVNGLYTMSLAVGVSIPETTDGTIVANLSYDNVEHPNPVFHGDTIRARSTVTDKRETSDGERGIVTMHVEAFKLVEDGDDVLVCEFDRTALSKKRPDGAESGAN
- a CDS encoding CoA ester lyase, with the translated sequence MARRSLLFSPGDRPELMRKAPTTGADVLCFDLEDAVAPGRKDEARTAVHDVLADPDFDPDAEVCVRLTATDPAADLDALIGGGTAEATDGSDDDERSPRLDAVMLPKVEGADRVERAAGLCADRGLDPAVFALVETAGGVLAAEAIADADPTDALVFGAEDLAADLGATRTDEGTEVLYAREHVVLAASAAGVDALDTVYTDFSDAEGLREETAFALTLGYDGKLAIHPSQVDPINEAFTPDPDEIAWADRVLDARDEADREGRGVFSVDGEMIDAPLVAQAERIVERAAAAGVDPR
- a CDS encoding Glu/Leu/Phe/Val dehydrogenase — translated: MGDQTNPFESLREQIDDAAAHLDADEGVLTRLKNPERVLETNLTFELDDGSLETVRAYRSQFNGDRGPYKGGIRYHPGVTRDEVKALSGWMAYKCAVVDIPYGGGKGGIAIDPSDYSESELERLTRSFAAELRPLIGEDRDIPAPDVNTGQREMNWIKDTYETLENTTAPGVITGKALDSGGSEGRVEATGRSVALSAREAFDWLDRDIAGATVAVQGYGNAGSVAAALIDDLGGDVVAVSDSSGGVHNPDGFDPRAVKAHKNETGSVVGYDGAASVTNDELLTLDVDLLVPAALENAVDETLARDVSADVIVEAANGPLTPDADDVLAERDVTVVPDILANAGGVTVSYFEWVQNRQRFGWTEERVNEELERVIVDAFDRLVESHEANDVKNLRTAAYVVAISRIVNAYDQAGNWP